CGGGCCTTATTCGATTGCGTTCATGAGGCTACAGCGGAATGCTTGGCCGAAATGGAGCGCGGGCGTGAGGCGGCGGAGCAGGTCCATGCGGTGCAGATCCCGAGGCCGATTCGACATCGGACGTTTATCCGCCACGAGCACGACatagctcaccaacgtctgttcgcagactattttgccgagcaaccacggtggtgCCCGACGGTTTTTCACCGCCGTTTTAGAATGCGGCGAGATCTTTTTCTCAGTATTGTCCAAACGTTGGAGGCACATGATGAATACTTACAGTGTCGGGAAGAgggcatcggcagacccggacttacgccgttgcagaagtgcacggttacgctccggcagttggcctacggcaccacgacggacatgttcgacgagtgccttcacgtcggggagacaactggcCGCGAGTACCTGAAGAATTTTtataggggagttgtggaggcttatagcagcacatatttgcgaaagccgactgTTGTGGATTTCCAGtccctgatgaagatgcacgagacgtcGCACAACTTTCCTTGAATGCTAGGGAGCATAGATTGTATACACTAAGACTTGAAGAATTGTCCAATGGCTTGGAGATGCCAATTTattagtggatacaagggcagccacccgacaatgatcctcgaagccgtcgctgaccatcggctctggatctggcatgcttacttcagtgtagcggggtcgaacaacgacatcaacttgctcaactcatccaacctcttcaccgagcaatgcaatggcaagggcccggccatcgagttcactgccaacggacgccaatatcatatggggtactacttggccgacggcatatacccaaggtggcttgtttttgtgaagacgatcagctgcccaatgggtgacaagagagttttatttgagcaaaagcaggaggctgcgcggaaggatgtggagtgggcaatagtgaaaggtccgacgcgtttctggtacaaggaagtcattgCCGATGCCATATatgcgtgcatcatcttgcataacatgatagtcgaacacgaaggtggaagaGTCACCGATTGAGGCGATGATGAATgtggatctagctccagcacgctcgaggattaccgatgggctacaatgaggttctatctagacaagCTTAattgcgcaaccaacaagaccatgctcagcttaTGAACGAcgtgattgaagaagtttgagaCCGTTACCGCCATtgagaatttgtagtttttttttttatttcgtactATAATGTTTGAACTTTCAATGAAATggattttttttccaatttttatagtgttttaaatattcaaataaataaaatgcttagggtGGATTATAGGGCAACTTATAGGGCGATCTATAGGGCATCTCATTGCAGGTGAataggtaggaggataaaatgctgatgtggcggagcATAGGACGCCCTATAGGGCGCGGCGctctattgtggatgctcttaaagttgaataaatatgagaaatagtaaaaaaaaatatagaaaagagagtaaaaaatgatagtataccgtattaataaaaatggaataaaattaatttgggtGGATGGAAAGGGTATTTCTAAAATACTCATTTTTGACGTAAACAATTATGAGTACGAAATAATAGCAATATTATAATAACTCCGTCCCATAgtaagtgtcacattttgtcatttcggtccttctacaataagagtcacatttcacttttaccataactAGTgagtagacctcacattccaccaatcaagtctactcatattttattataaaactaatatacataagtgagactcataatcAGTGAGACTCATAATCAACTGACTTATtcaatccaattttttttacatttcttaaaatatgtgcTCATACTAAATGTGACACTTAGTATGAGACGAAGGTAGCAAAATTGTTCTAGAAGACGACGAAAGAAATGTAGAGATATTCTTATACTCCAAACTTTACCACTGCTTCCAAACCAAGTTCATCcaatgaaatttttaaaaattaaaatatctaCGTAAAGAAAAACTTTAGGAGTATATTAATTGACAGAGAATATTAAAAATTCCCTCAACGGATAAATTATGCagaattgtactccctccgtttcaccatagttgagtcattttaccatttcaggaagtttcttcatagttgagtcatttccatatatggtaacttttctctctctctctctcactctcttcctttactctttcttactttattctctctactttattcactttatactttattctctctaccttttcctctctctttttttattatttatttaacacacccaaCATTCCTTTctaaaactccgtgccgaaaagttccgcctcaactatggcgaaacggagggagtactatttagggcacccgcaacgcgtctcgtggGTGTCCCTTATCTCGTCCCTCTAagacgagacgggcgcgggacgcgttgcagcgtcccgtctcgtccctaGCCCGCCGAGATTcccgtccctccgagacggcGCGCGAGCTGTCTTGCCACGCGCTTGCGCGatgtggcgcgctccggcgccatgtgTGACGCCAACTCGccgacccgcgagtgggcttcgtcacactgacacaataaatcaatttctttaaaaaattcgaatttaataaaaaaaattaaaacttaaaaatggtcattttcctttttttaatttttttaaatttttttactctataaatactcttatttcatcctcattacacacaaacacacatctattcttctcaaattacctccatttcctctccaattttcatctcaaagcatctcttttattcttctaccAAAGTTAATACATTCATGGATctatttgagcaaatgcgtcgaataatggaagaatcacttgaagaagatcgacgtagggaggcggaggaagccgcgccgtcccaaagacgatcccggacttatatccatcgtaaccgggaggaagccgccgcaaggttagtatgcgactacttctgtgataacccggtatggggagatacctacttccgtcgccgtttccgaatgcggcgaccgctatttctccacatcgcaaatacattggtagccggggaagagttcttccaagaagggtttgacgtcgttggccgtcccagccacacgacgctgcagaaatgtattgcagcaatccgccagcttgcgactggacaaacggtggatttgttcgacgaatacctccacattggagaaagcactaggagaatgtgcttgatgcaattctgcaaaggcgtccgtgCAGCTTTCACCAACGTATTTCttcggaagccaagcacgacagattgtcagtttctgctccaccttcacgaagaagtgcacggattccccgggatgcttggcagcgtcgattgcatgcatttgcaatggaagaattgccatgtggcgtggagggggtcatacacgagcggccacaaaggcacccaccccaccgttatactcgaggccgttgccgactactggctatggatttggcatgcgtacccggatcgaacaacgatgtcaacgtgctcaaccaatctgACCttttcgccgaagttttggatggtaaagcgccggccatcaacttcatcgctaacaaccggcggtataaaatggggtactatcttgccgatgacatctacccgaagtggccaaccttcgtgaagacgttcaacaggccggtaAACGAAAAACATGCTCTTTTTGcacagaagcaggaggctgctcgctaggatgtggagagggcgttcggggttctccaagcgcgcttcaacattatcaaagcccacATTcttacgtggttcatggagagtatggtcgacatcatgtatacgtgcataatcttgcacaacatgagtgtcgccgacgaaggacctgaggcgggaaattggttcgaccctgaaacccccggaatctctaccgcaagtagtccgccttgcagtggagtgcatccgtctttgcAAGATCGGTTGTATATttgggcaaggacacgtgattctaccgcccacgcccaactccaagatgatctaatggagcacatttgtgCAAAATTtggcggaagaaattaaattatgtatttttcattttttaggatttttaattaaatatttttttaattttttaagaattttaaattgtaattttattttatttaatgaaatgtgtttttattaattgaatttgttgaaaataaaaataaaaaatgaaattgaatgaatagtaaatTAAGagtggttaagagacggataagagatggatggTTACAGGTTcggtctcttagttaagagatggagtgaaaagtacagtggggccatGAATAGCTAAGGGATGAGACGGATAAGAGGCAGCGCTGCGGATGATCTATTTCAATTAGATAGCATAATTATTACCTCAACCCCACACACACTCTCCCTCTCACTCACACTCTAGTTCCATTTCACAACCTTTTCAGATCCGAACTGTCACACTCCCCACCAccggcagcagcagcagcagcagcctcTTCTTTCCACTCACTCCCCACTCCAAACTCATTCTGAAAatataagggtgtccactataacatgcccgcggctatagccgcgggttggggcggtAGGCGGGCTGCCATAGTGGCGGAGGTGTCCGGCGGGGAGGCGGGCGCGGCGAGGGGAGAGGGAGGCGGCGGACGCGGCAGagccgcgtgcggggcgaggacgcggcgggcttggctatagccgcgcctataggcgcggctccTATTGCGGTCGCCAACCGccgcggcggtggcggtggtggaggaaAATGGAGGAAAATGTTGagttatgaaaatttttaatGGAGGAAAATGGAGGAAAATTTGTTTACTGCTGAGTTATGAATTTCGGTAATGGAGGAAAATGGTGATCAGCAGTCAAAGGTGGTCACGTGATCGTTGGTGGGGTCACATGCTCGTCCACGTGTCaggttaattatttttaattcgtatagtcCACTTCTTCTACGtacgtatagcccgataaatttgttcgtaattacttgaaacattttaaaatgaaaattgattataaaatttgggggctattgggggctattggaggtgtccactatagtggcggaaatagaattttggggctatggacaaaaaactgaggctatggacaaaaaacgggggcggggctattgggcgtgtccacttatagtggacaccctaatactcctactactaaAGTATATATTCGCCCATCTCTTCTTTGTTTGTTAGTATATCTCACATAAAAACAATGGAATCACACAAATTCTAACCTTTCTTACATTTCCCCTATATCTATTTCACCTAATCGTTTTATAATAAGCACACCATATTTCCATGGATCTCCCTTTTTCTTGCTCTGCCTTCCTCTTCAGCTGCTTCATTTCTCTCATCATCTTCTCTACAGGTAAAAACTCTACTCTACTCAAAAGATCCCATTTCTGCTCCAAagattctcttttttttacatGGCTTCTGATTTAATGCCTTCTGCTTTCCCATTTTCTTCGTTTCTGTTGCAATGTGTGTGAACTTTCACTTGAGAATCTCTCTCTAAGATTAACAAAAAACCCATTTTTGCTccaaagattcaatttttatacaTGGGCTTCCCCATTTTCTCAGTTTTGGTAGCAATGTATGATCTCTCACACAAAATTTACTTATTTTTGGGTCTTGTTTTGTACAGTTGCGTTTGGAGCAACGTTCACATTCGTGAACAAATGCGAGTACACCGTATGGCCCGGTTTACTCGCTAATGCGGGCAGCCCTAGGCTCGACACCACCGGATTCGAGCTCCCACAAGACTCAACCCGGTCTTTCACCGCCCCGACCGGCTGGTCCGGCCGGTTCTGGGGCCGAACCGGCTGCACATTTCCCTCCTCTGGCCCGGGTTCCTGCCGAACCGGCGACTGCGGGTCGGGCGAAACCGAGTGCAACGGATCCGGGGCGGCCCCGCCCGCCACGCTCGCCGAATTCACCcttggcggcggcggcggcggcggcggcctgGACTTCTACGACGTGAGCCTGGTGGACGGCTACAACCTGCCGATGATCGTGGAGGCGAGCGGCGGGTCGGGGATGTGCGCTTCGACCGGGTGCGTGACGGATCTGAACCGGGTCTGCCCCGCGGAGCTACGGGTCAAGGGCGGGGAAGCGTGCACGAGCGCGTGCGAGGCGTTCGGCAGCCCGGAGTACTGCTGCAGCGGCGCGTTCAACTCACCCGCGGCATGCAGGCCGTCGGTCTACTCGCAGATGTTCAAGACGGTGTGCCCTAGATCTTACAGCTACGCGTATGACGACCCCACCAGCACCTTTACCTGCTCCGCCGCCGATTACACCATCACCTTTTGCCCTTCCATGCCCAGGTATAAAATTTCTgaatttcttttcattttatctttaatttccATTAATTGTTTGTGTGGTTAAATAGATTTTCATCTCAATCACACTATTTTAGTCTCAATTTTAGTTGAATTATTTATTCGGAGGAAAGTAGGAAAAAATTGTTTACTGCTAGATATAAAAATGCAGTCTTGGATCTTCTTTCAGAGCAGGGAATGGCACCTAACTAGTCTATTTTCGCAGTTGGATTATTAATGTTTCACCAAAATAATCTAGcagatattttaattttaattttaatttttgtgacAATTATTTATTGCAGTCAGAAATCATCAAAAGAGCCAACGCCAACAGCGACAACTACAGGGTCAGGAGCAACTACTATTACAGACGCGTCGCAATCAGGGTCAGACCCGAACATGGGCGGGTCCAGTTTCGGAGTAACCGGGTCGGTGCCCGGGTCAGGGTCTCAAGAAATGATGGGTGATGGATCTTGGCTGGCTGGTTTGGCCATGGGGAATTCAGCTAGGGTTTCT
This portion of the Salvia splendens isolate huo1 chromosome 10, SspV2, whole genome shotgun sequence genome encodes:
- the LOC121750859 gene encoding thaumatin-like protein 1, yielding MDLPFSCSAFLFSCFISLIIFSTVAFGATFTFVNKCEYTVWPGLLANAGSPRLDTTGFELPQDSTRSFTAPTGWSGRFWGRTGCTFPSSGPGSCRTGDCGSGETECNGSGAAPPATLAEFTLGGGGGGGGLDFYDVSLVDGYNLPMIVEASGGSGMCASTGCVTDLNRVCPAELRVKGGEACTSACEAFGSPEYCCSGAFNSPAACRPSVYSQMFKTVCPRSYSYAYDDPTSTFTCSAADYTITFCPSMPSQKSSKEPTPTATTTGSGATTITDASQSGSDPNMGGSSFGVTGSVPGSGSQEMMGDGSWLAGLAMGNSARVSCGTHFLYLNFLFLGFAALSLSRILGSPTFL